The following is a genomic window from Capnocytophaga stomatis.
CAGCTACATAAATATAGTTTCCTTGCATTAATTGATAGAAGTTGCGGCTCATAACATACGCCCGACGAGGTTCATCTTTCTCTGAAAACAAACTTCTTCCCCACGAACGGAATGGTTTTTCATACCCGACCAAATCCACCAACGTCGGAAACATATCAATTTGTTGTGCCAATTCATCTGAATTTCCTTGCGGAATTAAGTTTGGATTCGGACTGTAAAAAATAATCGGAATCTTATAATACGCTATTTTCTGTTTGTAATAATCATAGAAAGATATTGCGGGGTGGTCAGCCACGAAAGCAAAAATTGTGTTTGCAAACCATTTTTCCTTTTTAGCACTTTCAAAAAATTTCTGTATGGAATAATCAGCGTAAGCGACGGCATTGTGCATCGGGATATCTCCTTTATTAAACCGATGTTCGTATTCTTTCGGAAACGTATAAGGTTCGTGCGAAGAAAGCGTGAATATTGTTGCCAAAAAAGGAGATTTCATTTTGCTTATTTCCTTTTGACTGAATTGCAAAAAAGGCTCGTCGTGTATTCCCCAGCTTCCGTTATGCTGGCTATCATCGTTAAATTCGGTTCGCCCCAAATAACTTTCAAACCCGATTTGTTTGGTAAATCCGCTAAAACCCATTGAACCGTTAGTGGCTCCGTGCAAAAAGGCTGTTTCGTACCCTAACTCGCTGAATATATTGGCAATTGAAGCGATTTCCTGTTGAGAATGCGGCGAGGAAGCCAGTGCTACCTCAAAAGTAGGGATACCCGCCGTAATTGCCGAAATGCCTTCCATAGAACGACTTGCATTGGCGTAAACATTTGAGAAATAAAATCCGTTTTGTGCCAAAGAATCCAAAAAAGGAGTGTATGATTTGAAGTTGGGAATGTTTTTATTTTTGTTGAAAATATTAAAATACTCTGCACCCATTCCCTCCAAAATGAATAATACTACGTTGGGTTTGTTTTCTACCTTTCGGCTGTATTGTTTTATCGGTTGGATATTTTTTTGGATATAATCTTCCGAAACGAAATCATATTTTCGGAAAAGGTCATTATTCCCCAACATTCTGATAATACAAAAAGGTGTATTTAATATCACATTCACCTGCGAGAGGTCATTAGCGTACTTATTTGCATCGGTAATTGTTATAGGGATAGTTCCTTTTTTGAAAGGCATTCCGCGTATTCCAAGCAGAAATAAGGGCGTTAAAAGAGCCATAATAACTACGGAAAGCCCAAAATAAATCAGTTTGTTTTTAACCTGAAATGTATTGATTTTTACTTTTCTGTATAAGAAAATCCAAAAAGCAACCAAAATGATAAAAGCCACAAATACAAACCAATGCCTTGTTAAAAATCCGAAAAGAAGTGTTAGTTTGTTTTCCTCATTTGCAGCGAAATTCCAAGCACTTAACGTAAGCCGAGAGCGATTGTATTCAAAGAAAACAATATCAATGAAGTTGAGTAAATATGCGGGAATATTCGTTAGGAAATATATCCAAAAAACTATCTTTTGATAACCTTTGGAAGTGTTTATCCAAAGTGGTAATAAACTAACCAGAATAAAAAGTAAGTTTACGTAAATAATTGCAGACGAATCAAATAACAAACCATAAAAAGCCAGTCTGAAAAATTCCGAAATACTTTCAATTGATATTATATCTCTGTTGAAAATATAAAACAAAGTTCTGGCGAAGAAATAAAACAGATAGGCTAAAAAAAGTCTGTAAAACAAAACTTTATATTCCCCAAACCGAATGTTTTTCATAAAATGATTGATTGTATTAAATAACTGCAATATCACAGCCGACAAAGCTACAAAAAAGTTATGTAAACGAGTTTAAATCCTTAAAAAAGTTAAATAACGAAATTCCGAATGAAGTTTTTGAGCCAATGACTATAGAAAGTATTGATTTTGCGGGTCGGAAAATAAATCTTGGAAATAACTGTTATTGGATGAACGTAAATACTGTTCAGTGTCCTTACTACGGTGAAATGAATTGGTCTGTACACAAAACTTACGAAAGTGCCAAAAACACAATCGAAAATTTAAGAAGATGAACAACAAATATCAAATGCTGACCGCTAAATGACAGAAAAAGCCCCAAGCAACTCAATCCTGCTTGGGGCTTTTTTCAGATTTTTAAAATATGAGTGAAGTTGTTATTTAGCACTTATTTTGGCACTATATACACTCCAATTTTCAGCACTTTTATAAGTTTCTTCGCTACCCGAAGGTACATAAATATGTTCTAACGGGTTTTTATCTCCGTCGTTATAAAAGAATAGGTAATCCCAGAGGTAGGGAGGTGTTGTTGATTTGAGTGTAAGGATTCTTAGTCCAGTACAATTCCTAAATACGTAATCTCCAAATTCTGTTACCGAAGCTGGAATGGTGATTTCAGTCAGTTTGTTACATTTGTCGAACACCGCATTAGAAATAGTTGTAAGTCCTTCCATTAAGGTTACATTTGTTAGTTCAGAACATTCAGAAAACATATTGGCGTTTAGTACTTTAACTCCTGAGGGAATGGTAAATTCAGTCAGTGCTTTACAACCTGCAAAAGCAGCATTTCCAATTTGCGTAACTGTATTAGGTAAAGTAATGTTTCTTAACTTAGTACATCCATTAAAAACTAAATCGCCTATTGCGGTCAATTCATTAGAAAATGTGATAGTTTCCAAACTGTTACATTTTCCAAAAAGGCTATTTGGAAAGGTTTTTACTCCGTTAGGCACAGCTATCGAGGTAAGGGCGTTACACTCCAAAAAGGCAGAGTCACCTAATTCGGTTAGTGCATCTGGAAGAGTTATCGAAACAAGCCCTCGGCAACTATGGAAAGCTCCATCGCCTATTGAAGTAACTCCTTCTGGAACTACGATATTTGTTAAAGCGACACAAGATTCAAATGCACTTTCTCCAATGGTTTTCAAGCCTTCGGGAAGTATTATAGAGGTCAGCTCTCTCTTCGTAGAAAAGGCTCTTCTACCTATGTTAGTAACCTGACTTAAAATAGGGTCAGACTGCATATCTACCTCAGTAACACCATCATTAAGCCATCGAACAAGAGTAGTACCATCGGTACTCAATTCGTATTGGTCTTCTGGGACTTTTACGAAAACCTTAACTGTCACGGTAAGTTCTTTTGAGGTTTTGGTATCGGTAACAGTAACGGTTACTTGCCCTTTGGCAAGGGGAGTAAGTGTTATTTCGCTTCCTTTTACGGCTACGGTAAGTACTTGCTCATCGCTGGAAGTTGACTTGTAAGTACCACTTCCAGATTTTGCTGTAACCGTAGCGGTTTCTCCCACAGCTACGGAAACTTCTGTTTTGTCCAACACAAATGCGGTAACGGTTACCTTTACGGTAGCTTTTTTGTCTTTGCTATCGGTGATGGTAAGGGTGCTTTCTCCTGATTTTTGCCCTGTTACGGTAACGACATTATCTTTGATGGTTGCCGTAACATTATCATTATCAGCAGAAACCTTGTAAGGCACATTTCCAGAAGTGATTTTTACTTCTTTGGTTTCGCCTTCTAAAATGGCAAGTGTTTCGCCTTCAATTTTAAGTTCGTGAATTTTAATAGGTTCTGTTCCTTTTTCGTCTTTGGTGCAAGACACAGCACCGATGAAAACAAGAAACATCAGTGCATAAAGAATGGTTGCTTTTTTCATTATAAAATATTTAATTAAAATTTAACAGGGGCAAATATACTTATTTAAACTGAATAAATATAATGTTTTTTGTAAAAAATGTATGAAGAAGCAATATTTTTTTATCGTTTGTGCAAGTAAAATCGAGTTTATTTGCTGAATATATGTATTTTGACAACGCCCATAGTTTTCTTCACAGTAATATTTTCCCATTACTTCCTTCAATCTGATTTGAGCAAAAAACATTTTCCCATTGCTTTCTTCAGTTTGATTTGCCTTTTGGGAAATTTTTCTACGGATATAAAATATACTTTTTGAAGAAAGAAAAGGATGTTTTTTAATTTTCCAAGTCTGTATGTCTGGTATAAAACAAAAAATCTTAGCTTAAATTTTACTTTTAAACTAAGATTTTTCTTCTTTAATAGTTGCGATTTTAAAGTGTTTCTTTAAGCCATCTGAAAAAGTTTCGTTGCCAGAATAAACCATTTTGAGGCTTCAGTACCCAGTGGTTTTCATCGGGGAAGTAAAGTAATTCGCTTTTTATACCTCTAACTTGTGCAGCGGTAAAGGCTTGAAGTCCTTGTTCTTTCGGAACTCTGTAATCTTTTCCTCCGTGAATAATCAGTATCGGAGTATCCCAATTTCCAACCAAATTGATAGGATTAAAATCTCGGTATGATTTTTTTGCAGCTTCATTGTCTTTTTCCCAATATGCACCTCCTATTTCATTGTTATTGAAAAATAATTCTTCCGTTGTTCCGTACATACTTTGCAAATTGAAAACTCCGCAGTGAGCGATGAATGATTTGAATCGTTTGTTGTGAATTCCAGCTAAGTAAAACACGGAATATCCGCCGTAACTTGCCCCGATTGCACCTAAACGTGAGGTATCTACGTAATTTTCTTTTGAAATATCATCAATGGCGGAAAGATAATCCTTCATCACTTGTCCTCCCCAATCTTTACTAATTTGGGCGTTCCATTCCACACCAAATCCAGGCATTCCACGTCTGCTTGGGGCGATGACTATGTATCCTTGTGAAGCCATTAATTGAAAATTCCATCGGAAGCTATAAAACTGTGTAAGAGCAGATTGCGGTCCTCCTTGGCAATAGAGTAATGTGGGATATTTCTTTTCAGGATTGAAATCAGGAGGATAAATAACCCAAGCGAACATATCTTTCCCATCGGTTGTTTTTATAATTCTTTCTTTTACCTCACATTTTGCGATAGATTTGTACATATCATCATTAATATGAGAGAGTTGCGTTACGTCCAAGAAAAGTTTTTTCTTTGATTTTTTAGTAAGATTGACGGTGTAAATCTCAGCAGCCCGATTCATATCAGTACGCGTTACCACCAGTAAATCTCCCGCCTGACCTACAATTCCGTTAATATCGAAGTTACCTTTTGTTAATTGTTTTGGGGTAGGTTTTTCGTCAAACGGATTTATTTCAAAAACTTGTTCTGTTCCGTCTGTTGCGGCAAGGAAGTAGATTTTCTTTCCGTCATTGCTCCAAATGTAACTGAAAACAGTGTTGTCCCAATGTTCTGTGATATTTTTTTTCTGTCCGTTTTGAAGAATAACCAAATCATTTTTATCTGCTTCGTTGCCATCTTCTTTCATACTTAGCCAAGCCAGAACTCCGTTTTTGTTAAACGAAGGACGTGTGTCGTATCCCATCATTCCTTCGGTAATATTCGTTGTTTTGCCACTTTCTGTATCGTATTGATAGATATCGGTATTTGTACTAAGAACATAATCAGTTCCTACTTTTGCTTTGGTAACGTATAAAACTTTTGTTCCGTCATTGCTCCAGATATAATCTTCACTTCCTCCGAAAGGTTCTTGCGGAGAATAATAAGGAAGATTTTCCATAATATCTATTTGTTTTCCATCTTTAATATTTTCAATAAATACGTGATTGAACGTTCCGTCCGTCCATTTATCCCAATGACGATGGTCTAACGATTTGTAAACTTGCCCAGTTGATTTATCCAAATCTTGATAAAAGTCTTTTGCAAAAACAGAATTGATTTTTACTGCTTTGTGAATCAATTTCTTATCTCCCGAAGCATTTATTTTTTCGGTGACTTTTTTTGTTTCTTCTTCGGAAACCGGAATAGGAACGCCACCTTTCACAGAAAGTTTGTAAAATGCCTTTTTGAAAGAATTATCTTCCATATTAGGTTTTGACACACTGAAGAAAACATAATTTTTATCAGAACTCAGCCCAATTGCCCCAACTCTGTTCAGCTCCCATAATTTTTCGGGTGTTAATGGTTGTTGTGCGGTGATAAAATTTGCAATCATTCCCGCAACTAATGTTATAAATCCTTTTTTCATACAAATTACTCTTTAATAATTTGGGGGTAAAGGTAATAAATATTTGAAAAATGAACTTATTAAATCAAGAGCAAAAAAAAATTGATAAAAGTCTTTGAAAATTAAAATATAAGAATTAACTTTGCTGGCGAAGGATACAATCTTTGTAGCTTTACACCGAATGAAGAATGTAATAATTACAGGAACCAGCAGAGGAATAGGCTTAGAATTAGCAAAGCAATTCGCTAATTTGGGGCATAGAGTGTTAGCCTTATCAAGAAATGTACAACCTTTGCAGGATTTCAATCATAAAGACATAGAGTTTTTTCCTTTTGACATAACATCAGAAGAGGATTTGAAGCAAGTTTCTTGTTTTTTATCCGAAAAATGGAAAAAAGTAGATGTTCTTATCAATAATGCGGGTAAATTAGTTAATAAACCTTTTGAAAAACTTACTCGTGAGGATTTTTTTCAGGTTTATGACGTAAACGTATTCGGAGTTGCCCGACTTGCTCAAGCGGTGATTCCGTTTATGGAAAGAAACTCGCACGTGGTTACCATCAGCAGTATGGGAGGCATTCAAGGAAGTTTAAAGTTTGCAGGTTTGGCGGCTTATAGCTCATCGAAAGGTGCTGTGATTACGCTTTCTGAGCTTCTGGCTGAAGAATATAAAGAAAAGGGAATAGTTTTCAACGCTTTGGCTTTAGGTGCCGTACAAACTGAAATGCTCTCTGAGGCTTTTCCGGAGTACAAAGCCAATACAAGTCCTGAGAGTATGGCGAAATATATCGTTGATTTTGCCCTGAATGCGAATAAATTATTTAATGGGAAAGTAATTCAGGTTTCCAATTCAACGCCTTGACAGATTATAAGATAAAAAAGATAGAGTGAGAAATAAATGAAGTGAGAATTAAATGTAAGGGAGATTTGTGAAGAGAGATTATGTAGAGTGATTAGCAGAGCAGAGGGAAAAATGAAGGAGAAATGCGTGAAAAGGGCTATTCCGTACGGAATAGCCTTTTTTTTATCTGTATCTTCTTTCCAAAGGAATGACAAAACCTAAGTTAATATTAGCATTGAGGCTGTTTTTAGGAATGTATTGTTCTGATAAACTTCCGAAAAATCGGTCTGAACCTATGTAGAAATTAAATCTTGGAGTATAAAAACTAACCATTCCGCCAAAAGTAACACTATCGCTTGTAGCAGAAGTACTTAACGAAGCCTCAAGCCAATCAATCGGACGAATGTTTGCAGAAAACATCATCTGTGAAAAGCTGTAGATATCGTTAAATCTGTGGGAAAACAGCACTCCAAAATGTAGCTTATCGTAAGAAGGAACCACATAATCCGCACCCAAATTAATCGTAGCAGGAAGCATCTTTCCTACGTTTTTTTTTCCGTCATAGTACAAAGAAAGCATCCGAGCAGTTTCAATTTTTAATCTGTTCATTTGGGCAGAAACGGTTGGCGATTCCGTTGGATTGTAGTGAGAAAAATCCTTGAAGCCATCAAATACCCAATTTCCTTTTGACGAAGCTAAATTCGCATTTTTCCACACTATATAACCTACATCGGTTAAAGAAGCGGATAAAGTAAGTTCTTCAATGAATGGAGTTTTGTAGGTAACGCCCATATCTAAAGCAATTCCTCTTCCGGGCAGACCAAAAGTGGGGTCGGATAAGTCATTTACTCTCGGTTTGTTATTTGATGGGTTTTGAGGTTGTAAGCCTGGGTCGTCGCTATATCTGAGGTGCGAGTTAAGCACCGCCGTTGTCAGTTCAGTGTCACCGTCAATGTTCCAATATCTTCCTGCGGAAGAAATATTGAAATGATTCATTTTAAATTCTCCGTAACTTGCACCGATTAAGACCTTTAATTTTGCCCCAACCGAAAGCCTTCTGCTGAGTTTGCGAGAGTGTCCCAGAACTAATTCTGCGTATGTTTCCGATTTCATCCCTAATTTCTTAAAAGAATAGTTCTTTTTTGAAGCAGGCGATTTCATAAATACAAAAAGATGATGCGGAAAAATTCCGTAGTTGTTGGAACGCAGATTAACCTCTACCAAATTCATTCCGTTGAAGGCGTTGAAGGCTACGGAAAGCAGGTTGTAATTCAAATTGGCATTGATAGTTACATTGTTTTTTATCTTTTTAAGAAAATCTTTTCCGTCAACGGAAGGATGCAAAAACGTTACCAAACGATTATCCTGGTTTCCTTCAAGCGGATACAAAAACGTGGAATGTCCGTTCTTTCCTCGCGTACCAATATTGATATTTCCCATCAGAGGGACAGCAACATACGGTTTGTCAAGCAACGCCGGATTCATTTGATGCCTAAAAGCGGACGTTTCCATAAAGTACGAAGAGCGTAACTCCTGAGCAATGCTCCCCAACGCAGAAAAACTGAAAGCAAGTAATAAAATCTTTTTCATTGACAAATCAATTAAAATTGTGGGTAATATTTCCTTTGAATTTTTATTTAACAAAAATTTTCCGAACCGATAATTTTCCTTACAAATCAACCCTAAAAAAACAAAAATACCATAATAAAATTATTCTATCAAGCTGGTTTTTATGTATTTTAGGTTGTTTTGGGGCAAAACTATGAAAAAAGAATGGCTTTTCACAAGCTTTTTTAGTTAAAATAAATGGAATTAGTGAAGAAATATCTCAGCAAGTTACATCTACCAGAAGAAAAGTAATTATGAAAAATATTTTTGGATATATTTTTATATAATTTAAAATTAAAACAAACTATTTTTTTGATATAATCTTTTGATTTTAAATAGAAACAAGATAATATATTAAGAAATAATCAATAAATGGAAATAGTTAGAGATATTTTCATAAATAAATGTCTATTCTAAAAATAAATTATTTTCAGAAGTATTTCTTTTTAATGAATTATAAAATAATTTCCCCTAAAAAAGTTTTGCAATCAAATCGATTATGATGGTAAAGAGCATTGCAACTCCGATTAAAAAATTAAATCCGGTACTGTAGAAGAAACCAATGATAGAACCTTTCATTGATTTGAAAGCTTTGCTTGTATCTTGGCTGTCGTGCAGTAATTCTCCAACAAAAACTCCAACAAACATTCCTATTAAAAATCCTAATGGAATCGGGATGAAAAAGCCAATGAGCATTCCTATAATTCCTCCGGCACTTCCCCAGTTTGTTCCTCCATATTTTTTATTTAATTTTATAGGAATAATATATTCCAGAAGCAATGAAATTATGGTCAAAATAGAAAACACCCAAAGATATACGTTTGACAATTCAGCTCCATTTCCAAAGAACTTATAAGCGAATAATCCTGCTAAACATAAAAGCAAACCAGGCAACATAGGAAGAATTGTTCCTATAATTCCAACAATAATTACTAAAATACTTAGTATTGTTACTGCAATTTCCATTTTTTTCAATTTTAAAATTTTACCCTACAAATATATTAAAAATTAATATCAATTCCAAAATGATATAATAGCTTCTTTTAAACTAAAATTACTTCAGAAATGTGATATAATTTCTCTAAATGATTTTAATTCTTACTAAAATATCATCTTAAAAGCCATTTTTTATTTCAAATTGATGAAAAATATCCTTTTTAGAGCTATTTTTATATTCAATTCTACTAAAAATATTGCCTAAATACTCATTTTTAAAGTAAAAAGATACAAAAATACAATGTAAAAACCTTCTATGAAATTTATAGAAAGAATTATATCACTTTTAAAGCTATTTTTCTAAGTAAATTTGATAAAAATATCAAAAAGAAATCTTCTTGAAATAAATTTTCAGCTTGAAATAAAAAGAAATTATTTGGCAATAAAAAATATTCTTCTAAAAATTGCTTTTATATATAAAAATTTGTATATTTGGCAAATAAAAATAAAAACAAATTACTATGATTCATCGTACAGACCTTCGGAAAGTTCGCCAAATGGAGTATTTTCAAGTAATGGCGACTATAAAACGCTTCTTGGAAGCTGAGAATTTAACTGAGTTAGGGCTTGAAATCCTCAAACCTGACTTTGATACGGCACTTGATGAGCTGGATAAGGCTCTGAAAGGAATGAAAAAAAGTGAATACACTGAAGTAATTTCAGAATTTGACCAAAAACGTGATATGTTTCTGGTTGGTTTTATCGACCAATGCAATCTTTATCTTGATTTTCCACTTGAAGAGGTAGCTCAAGCAGCTAAAAAAATTCTACCGGTTATTGAAAAGTACGGAAAAAATCCGCAAACGCGTCCGTTACAGGAAGAAACGGGGATTATCGTGAACCTTCTGCAAGATTTAGAAACTCCTGACTTAAAACAAGCTGTTGAAAAAATGCGAGCTAAGGAGTGGATTGATGCACTTCGGGATACTAACGATAAATTTATCGTTGCTTATGAGCGTCGCATAGAAGAACAAGGCGGAGGTGAGACCGGCAAGGCTAAAGAAAAACGTGAAGAAATGCAAAAAGTATTCGTAAAGCTATGTAAACGAATTAATGCACTTTCGGAAATTAATGGTGATACAATATATAAGAACCTTATCAATAATATTAACGAAACGGTTAAGAAAGCATTAAGCTAAAAAAAACGAAAGCAATCAATTTTAGGAACAAAACAACTAAAATAAAAATGTGATGCGAATAGGAACACGCCTTACCGTGCTGCTGTATAAGAATAACGAGTATCAGCGGGCAATTGAAATCAATACGAATAATTATCGGCTTGATGACGGCATCGGATATAGCCTTTGGGATATTAACGAGCTTGATAAGGAAGAGGATATGAAAAAATATCGGCTTACAAAAGAAGAATATGAAGCTGTGCAGTTTGAATATTTTTGGCTGGAAGATTTACTTATTAGAATTAATAACTATCATTCCGAAATGGATTATTCCAGAGTCAGTGCTAAAGGGCTTTCCAAACCAAGTAAATTAAGAGAGCTTTTGGAAAGAATATATCTGATTGAAAAGGAACATATACAGGAAGATTTATCTAATTTGAGCAGTAAAATACGAAGTCACAGGCAAGATTTAACTCAGATAAAGGTTTATATGGGAGGAATTCCTAAAGGAGAAATGTCTAACTTTAATGAAGTTCTTTCGGCAATGGATGACATCGAGAGGAAATATATCGGGCATTATGATAAAATGAGCTTTATCAACCTGCTTGGAATTTTGATAGGAACGCTTATGGACATTACCGATGATTATGATATTAAAATCATTATGTTCGCAGGATAAAACAATAGGAAATTTTTTGATTTCCTTTTAAAAAGACAATATATTAAGAAGATTTAAACATTTTAGTTACTATTTTGTTAAGTTGTTTATTTAATTTAGAATGATTTAATGTTTTTGGGATAGGGGCAAAGGTCGAGTAGAAATTTTTGTTCATAATATATATTAATTTTATGCCTCTATCCCTTTTTTAAAGTATTGAAAAGAAGTAATTTTTGTAATAAAATAACTATATTTATTTATTTTAGGGATAGAGGAACTGCTAAGTTGAATTTTTTTCATAATAAAGATGTGTTTTATTATTACCCTCTATCCCTTTTGTTATTGTTTGAGATAGGAAGGGAGTTTTTTGCTTTATTTTTATGAAATTTAGGATAGTTTTTAATGCTTTCCTATCTTTTTATATCTGTTTTTGTAATAAAACTATTTATTTTTACCCAGAAAGAATATAAAAACGAATATTAATAAATATATTTTAATCAAATTATGTACATTATATCACCAAAACAAAGCCAAATAAAATCATTTCTGATAATTTTTACCATATTTTTTAGTGTTTTTAATTATGCTCAGACTATTGACATTATGACTTTCAATATTCGTCTTGATAATGCGGGCGATAAGGAGAATTCTTGGACGGATGGCAATCGGAAAGAACGTGTTGTGAAGTTCCTCAAGGCTGAAAAACCTGCCATTTTAGGAATTCAGGAGGCATTACATCATCAAGTAGAATTTTTAGAAAATGCTTTTCCTAATTATCAGCGTATGGGAGTGGGCAGAGATGACGGAAAGCAAGGCGGAGAGCATATGGCTGTTTTTTTTGATAAGAAAAGATTCAAATTACTTGATAGCGGTCAGTTTTGGCTTTCGCAAACTCCTGAAGTTCCGTCAAAGGGCTGGGACGGAACGTGTTGCAACCGCATTACAACTTGGCTGAAATTACAGCAGGGCGATAAGGTGTTCTTTGTGTTCAACACACATTTTGACCACGAGGGAAAGGTGGCTCAGCGTGAAAGTGCGTATTTAATTCTCTCTAAAATAAAGGAAATTACATCTGATTCAAAAGCAAATGTGATACTTATGGGCGACTTTAACGTCCCTCCGCAACACGAAGGGATTGTTGCTATCAAAAAACAGCTTAAAGATACTTATAAACCTTATAATAACATTCCTAAAGGCACATTTACGGCTTTTAAATTAAATGAAGAGCCTAAACAACGTATTGATTTTATTTTCATTTCCGAAGGAATGCAGGTAAAAAACTATAAAATTATAGATAAAAAAATTGACGGACTATATCCGTCAGACCATTTTCCTGTGAAAGTAAGCGTTAAGTT
Proteins encoded in this region:
- a CDS encoding S9 family peptidase, translated to MKKGFITLVAGMIANFITAQQPLTPEKLWELNRVGAIGLSSDKNYVFFSVSKPNMEDNSFKKAFYKLSVKGGVPIPVSEEETKKVTEKINASGDKKLIHKAVKINSVFAKDFYQDLDKSTGQVYKSLDHRHWDKWTDGTFNHVFIENIKDGKQIDIMENLPYYSPQEPFGGSEDYIWSNDGTKVLYVTKAKVGTDYVLSTNTDIYQYDTESGKTTNITEGMMGYDTRPSFNKNGVLAWLSMKEDGNEADKNDLVILQNGQKKNITEHWDNTVFSYIWSNDGKKIYFLAATDGTEQVFEINPFDEKPTPKQLTKGNFDINGIVGQAGDLLVVTRTDMNRAAEIYTVNLTKKSKKKLFLDVTQLSHINDDMYKSIAKCEVKERIIKTTDGKDMFAWVIYPPDFNPEKKYPTLLYCQGGPQSALTQFYSFRWNFQLMASQGYIVIAPSRRGMPGFGVEWNAQISKDWGGQVMKDYLSAIDDISKENYVDTSRLGAIGASYGGYSVFYLAGIHNKRFKSFIAHCGVFNLQSMYGTTEELFFNNNEIGGAYWEKDNEAAKKSYRDFNPINLVGNWDTPILIIHGGKDYRVPKEQGLQAFTAAQVRGIKSELLYFPDENHWVLKPQNGLFWQRNFFRWLKETL
- a CDS encoding DUF5723 family protein; this translates as MKKILLLAFSFSALGSIAQELRSSYFMETSAFRHQMNPALLDKPYVAVPLMGNINIGTRGKNGHSTFLYPLEGNQDNRLVTFLHPSVDGKDFLKKIKNNVTINANLNYNLLSVAFNAFNGMNLVEVNLRSNNYGIFPHHLFVFMKSPASKKNYSFKKLGMKSETYAELVLGHSRKLSRRLSVGAKLKVLIGASYGEFKMNHFNISSAGRYWNIDGDTELTTAVLNSHLRYSDDPGLQPQNPSNNKPRVNDLSDPTFGLPGRGIALDMGVTYKTPFIEELTLSASLTDVGYIVWKNANLASSKGNWVFDGFKDFSHYNPTESPTVSAQMNRLKIETARMLSLYYDGKKNVGKMLPATINLGADYVVPSYDKLHFGVLFSHRFNDIYSFSQMMFSANIRPIDWLEASLSTSATSDSVTFGGMVSFYTPRFNFYIGSDRFFGSLSEQYIPKNSLNANINLGFVIPLERRYR
- a CDS encoding DUF456 domain-containing protein encodes the protein MEIAVTILSILVIIVGIIGTILPMLPGLLLCLAGLFAYKFFGNGAELSNVYLWVFSILTIISLLLEYIIPIKLNKKYGGTNWGSAGGIIGMLIGFFIPIPLGFLIGMFVGVFVGELLHDSQDTSKAFKSMKGSIIGFFYSTGFNFLIGVAMLFTIIIDLIAKLF
- a CDS encoding DUF6261 family protein; amino-acid sequence: MIHRTDLRKVRQMEYFQVMATIKRFLEAENLTELGLEILKPDFDTALDELDKALKGMKKSEYTEVISEFDQKRDMFLVGFIDQCNLYLDFPLEEVAQAAKKILPVIEKYGKNPQTRPLQEETGIIVNLLQDLETPDLKQAVEKMRAKEWIDALRDTNDKFIVAYERRIEEQGGGETGKAKEKREEMQKVFVKLCKRINALSEINGDTIYKNLINNINETVKKALS
- a CDS encoding SDR family NAD(P)-dependent oxidoreductase — its product is MKNVIITGTSRGIGLELAKQFANLGHRVLALSRNVQPLQDFNHKDIEFFPFDITSEEDLKQVSCFLSEKWKKVDVLINNAGKLVNKPFEKLTREDFFQVYDVNVFGVARLAQAVIPFMERNSHVVTISSMGGIQGSLKFAGLAAYSSSKGAVITLSELLAEEYKEKGIVFNALALGAVQTEMLSEAFPEYKANTSPESMAKYIVDFALNANKLFNGKVIQVSNSTP
- a CDS encoding leucine-rich repeat domain-containing protein; translation: MKKATILYALMFLVFIGAVSCTKDEKGTEPIKIHELKIEGETLAILEGETKEVKITSGNVPYKVSADNDNVTATIKDNVVTVTGQKSGESTLTITDSKDKKATVKVTVTAFVLDKTEVSVAVGETATVTAKSGSGTYKSTSSDEQVLTVAVKGSEITLTPLAKGQVTVTVTDTKTSKELTVTVKVFVKVPEDQYELSTDGTTLVRWLNDGVTEVDMQSDPILSQVTNIGRRAFSTKRELTSIILPEGLKTIGESAFESCVALTNIVVPEGVTSIGDGAFHSCRGLVSITLPDALTELGDSAFLECNALTSIAVPNGVKTFPNSLFGKCNSLETITFSNELTAIGDLVFNGCTKLRNITLPNTVTQIGNAAFAGCKALTEFTIPSGVKVLNANMFSECSELTNVTLMEGLTTISNAVFDKCNKLTEITIPASVTEFGDYVFRNCTGLRILTLKSTTPPYLWDYLFFYNDGDKNPLEHIYVPSGSEETYKSAENWSVYSAKISAK
- a CDS encoding LTA synthase family protein, giving the protein MKNIRFGEYKVLFYRLFLAYLFYFFARTLFYIFNRDIISIESISEFFRLAFYGLLFDSSAIIYVNLLFILVSLLPLWINTSKGYQKIVFWIYFLTNIPAYLLNFIDIVFFEYNRSRLTLSAWNFAANEENKLTLLFGFLTRHWFVFVAFIILVAFWIFLYRKVKINTFQVKNKLIYFGLSVVIMALLTPLFLLGIRGMPFKKGTIPITITDANKYANDLSQVNVILNTPFCIIRMLGNNDLFRKYDFVSEDYIQKNIQPIKQYSRKVENKPNVVLFILEGMGAEYFNIFNKNKNIPNFKSYTPFLDSLAQNGFYFSNVYANASRSMEGISAITAGIPTFEVALASSPHSQQEIASIANIFSELGYETAFLHGATNGSMGFSGFTKQIGFESYLGRTEFNDDSQHNGSWGIHDEPFLQFSQKEISKMKSPFLATIFTLSSHEPYTFPKEYEHRFNKGDIPMHNAVAYADYSIQKFFESAKKEKWFANTIFAFVADHPAISFYDYYKQKIAYYKIPIIFYSPNPNLIPQGNSDELAQQIDMFPTLVDLVGYEKPFRSWGRSLFSEKDEPRRAYVMSRNFYQLMQGNYIYVADIKGNIIGVYDKTDLDLKTNLQNKLNNPEIEEGITDLKAFMQDFMNRILDKKLK